Proteins encoded by one window of Haematobia irritans isolate KBUSLIRL chromosome 2, ASM5000362v1, whole genome shotgun sequence:
- the LOC142227507 gene encoding protein takeout-like: protein MKSQIILLLVTLSWGIFAEAEKILNEKPNFLNPCSVKESSFKNCFIKNMDNILKEWKTGIPGLDSIKSLDPLDIKHIEIDGDPQSPMGINLKLDDVVLSGISAAKCSEASFSISPLGMSAVFDLSKINMKGEYNISGHILDMPLDGQGQVLITVDKLVAELKIRFLKRQDKGHLFTDVERLRMNLHEVTGLQMKFDNLFNGNTTASNAAHKVLNEKSSSIFQVFRPSINAAMGRLMKDYWGKMFTVVPATYFFADLPNVKTRSG from the exons atgaaatcgcaaattattttattattggtGACCTTGTCATGGGGTATTTTTGCTGaagcagaaaaaattttaaacgaaaAGC CAAATTTCTTAAACCCCTGCAGTGTAAAAGAATCAAGTTTTAAAAAttgctttattaaaaatatggacaatattCTAAAAGAATGGAAGACAG gaATACCTGGTTTAGATTCCATTAAATCATTAGATCCCCTAGATATCAAGCATATTGAAATTGATGGTGATCCTCAAAGTCCCATGGGTATTAATCTAAAACTGGATGATGTGGTTCTCAGTGGTATTAGTGCAGCGAAATGTAGTGAAGCCAG TTTTAGCATTAGTCCCTTGGGTATGAGTGCTGTTTTCGATTTGtccaaaattaatatgaaaggTGAATATAACATAAGTGGTCACATTTTGGATATGCCTTTGGATGGACAGGGCCAGGTTTTGATTACAGTTG ATAAACTTGTTGCTGAATTGAAAATTCGTTTTCTCAAACGCCAGGACAAAGGCCATCTATTCACAGATGTTGAACGTCTACGCATGAACCTACATGAGGTTACCGGACTCCAAATGAAATTCGATAATCTCTTCAATGGAAATACAACAGCCTCCAATGCAGCCCATAAAGTGTTAAATGAAAAATCTTCGAGTATTTTCCAAGTTTTTCGTCCTAGTATCAATGCAGCCATGGGTAGACTAATGAAAGATTATTGGGGAAAGATGTTTACAGTGGTCCCTGCCACATACTTTTTTGCTGATTTACCAAATGTAAAAACGAGAAGTGGATAA